One window of Falsibacillus pallidus genomic DNA carries:
- the gntK gene encoding gluconokinase — MTLKPYMIGVDIGTTSTKAVLFNKKGEALHRSGVEYPLHTPTPSTAEQDPDEIFLAVQHSIRTCIEESGIESKKLDFISFSSAMHSLILIGENGVPLTPSITWADNRSAAWAEYLKNNGGHEIYLRTGTPIHPMSPLVKLLWLNAEHPELVKKTKKFISIKEYIFYKLFNEYIVDHSIASATGLFNLKEKDWDYEALNLAKITPSQLSRLVPTTYSIKGISPDFAELMGVDPEVNFIIGASDGVLSNLGVNAIKPGVAALTIGTSGAIRSVVDQPRTDPLGRTFCYVLADQHWVIGGPVNNGGMIFRWAKNELAASEIETAKRLGVDAYDLLTEMADKVSPGAEGLIFHPYLSGERAPLWNADARGSFFGLGLHHKKEHMIRAVLEGIVMNLYSVLLIMEELTGVPAKIQATGGFARSKVWRQMLADVFGYEVHVPESFESSCLGAVVLGMYGLGQIEDLSIVDKMVGSVHAHHPIKNTNDVYKQLYPIFERLSGMFDQGYSEIAAFQAKQTNLQK, encoded by the coding sequence ATGACTTTGAAACCATATATGATCGGCGTGGATATTGGGACCACGAGTACGAAAGCGGTCCTTTTCAATAAAAAAGGCGAAGCCCTGCACCGTTCGGGGGTAGAGTATCCACTCCATACTCCGACTCCCTCCACTGCAGAACAGGATCCAGATGAAATATTTTTGGCTGTCCAGCATTCAATCAGGACATGCATTGAGGAATCCGGGATAGAAAGCAAAAAGCTGGATTTCATTTCGTTCAGTTCTGCAATGCATAGCCTTATTCTCATAGGAGAAAATGGGGTGCCGCTTACTCCATCCATTACATGGGCTGATAATAGAAGCGCTGCATGGGCTGAATACTTGAAAAATAACGGAGGGCATGAGATTTACTTAAGGACAGGCACACCTATCCATCCGATGTCCCCGCTTGTGAAGCTGCTATGGCTGAACGCAGAGCACCCGGAATTGGTAAAGAAGACTAAGAAATTTATATCAATCAAAGAATATATTTTCTATAAGTTATTCAATGAATATATCGTCGACCATTCCATCGCTTCTGCAACTGGTTTATTTAATTTAAAGGAGAAGGACTGGGATTATGAGGCTCTGAATCTTGCGAAAATCACCCCAAGTCAATTATCCCGATTAGTGCCTACTACTTATTCGATTAAGGGGATTTCACCTGATTTCGCTGAATTGATGGGAGTCGATCCAGAGGTGAATTTTATTATCGGAGCAAGTGATGGTGTTTTATCCAACCTTGGAGTGAATGCTATTAAACCAGGTGTTGCTGCATTGACCATAGGTACGAGCGGTGCTATCCGTTCAGTAGTCGATCAGCCAAGAACAGATCCATTGGGCAGGACGTTCTGCTATGTCTTGGCGGATCAACATTGGGTGATAGGAGGACCGGTCAATAACGGAGGCATGATATTCCGTTGGGCGAAAAATGAATTGGCGGCATCAGAAATAGAAACAGCAAAAAGGCTCGGTGTGGATGCTTATGATTTGCTCACAGAGATGGCCGACAAGGTTTCCCCAGGGGCGGAAGGACTGATTTTCCATCCTTATTTGTCAGGGGAAAGAGCCCCTTTATGGAATGCAGACGCAAGGGGATCATTTTTCGGATTAGGCTTGCACCATAAAAAAGAGCACATGATCAGGGCTGTTCTTGAAGGGATTGTAATGAATCTCTATTCCGTTTTACTCATAATGGAAGAGTTGACAGGAGTGCCGGCGAAAATCCAGGCAACAGGGGGCTTTGCCCGTTCAAAGGTCTGGAGGCAGATGCTGGCGGATGTGTTTGGATATGAGGTTCATGTTCCTGAAAGTTTTGAAAGCTCTTGTTTAGGGGCAGTCGTGCTTGGGATGTATGGACTTGGTCAAATAGAGGACTTGTCAATTGTCGATAAAATGGTGGGCTCTGTACATGCGCATCACCCTATAAAAAATACTAATGATGTTTATAAACAGCTTTACCCTATATTTGAACGGCTTTCTGGCATGTTCGACCAAGGATACAGTGAAATTGCTGCTTTTCAAGCAAAACAAACCAATTTGCAAAAATAA
- a CDS encoding LamB/YcsF family protein has product MFSIDLNCDLGESFGSYSSGNDAEIMKYITSANIACGFHAGDAMVMKKTVQLAKEASVKIGAHPGFPDLQGFGRRQMVLSSEEIYSITLYQLGALEGFLRSHSLTLNHVKPHGALYNMAADHAPSAAAIAKAVYDFDNSLIFYGLSGSELTRAAESFGLNVGYEVFADRSYMPDGKLTPRTHEKALISNLDQAVNQSLQIITKQTVTAIDGTVISMKGTTICLHSDGPGALELAKKLNKELKSAGIKIKSLEKEAS; this is encoded by the coding sequence ATGTTTAGCATTGATTTGAATTGCGACTTAGGAGAAAGTTTCGGTTCTTATTCGTCAGGAAATGATGCAGAAATCATGAAGTATATCACATCAGCGAATATTGCGTGCGGGTTTCACGCCGGTGATGCCATGGTGATGAAAAAGACTGTCCAATTGGCAAAAGAAGCTTCGGTTAAAATTGGGGCACACCCCGGATTTCCTGATCTGCAAGGATTCGGGAGACGCCAAATGGTATTATCTTCAGAAGAAATATACTCCATCACACTGTACCAGCTGGGAGCACTGGAAGGATTCCTTCGCAGCCATTCCCTCACGCTAAATCATGTAAAGCCCCATGGAGCTTTATATAACATGGCAGCAGACCATGCTCCTTCCGCCGCTGCAATTGCCAAAGCAGTCTATGATTTTGATAATTCACTGATCTTTTATGGACTATCAGGAAGTGAATTGACAAGAGCAGCTGAATCATTTGGATTGAACGTGGGTTATGAAGTCTTTGCCGACCGATCCTACATGCCTGATGGTAAATTGACGCCTCGCACCCATGAAAAAGCGTTGATTTCAAACCTTGACCAGGCAGTCAACCAATCATTGCAAATTATTACTAAGCAGACGGTCACCGCCATTGACGGCACTGTCATCTCTATGAAAGGGACTACCATTTGTCTTCACAGCGATGGACCTGGTGCACTGGAGTTGGCCAAAAAATTGAATAAAGAACTGAAATCTGCAGGAATCAAGATTAAAAGTTTAGAAAAGGAAGCATCTTAA
- a CDS encoding biotin-dependent carboxyltransferase family protein, whose protein sequence is MKILKAGLMTTIQDLGRFGFQKYGITRSGAMDPFAAKLANLLVGNNMNEAVLEFTLIGPTIKFLHDSLFSIAGGDFCPRLNHRPIPNGAPIIAREGDILEIKNSTKGARGYLAVKGGIDVPGSLGSKSSDLRLKMDGLLGRKLKNGDCIPVAKYGEFSSSQTNWRLSPQIFSYLKEAEIRVTDGLQKNWFQMESLNAFCNNPYQITSESDRMGMRLDGEKLERKTDEELLTEGVAMGTIQVPPSGKPIVLMADCQTTGGYPKIGQVITADLPILAQKKPGESVFFSFITVEKAHQLMFEQNSLLNEIKSSIQFKIKEMN, encoded by the coding sequence ATGAAAATTTTAAAGGCAGGTTTAATGACCACCATTCAAGATTTAGGAAGGTTCGGCTTTCAAAAATATGGGATTACTCGCTCAGGCGCCATGGATCCATTTGCTGCTAAGTTGGCTAATCTTCTTGTCGGCAATAACATGAATGAAGCAGTATTAGAATTCACTTTAATCGGACCTACAATTAAATTCTTGCATGACAGCCTCTTTTCCATCGCCGGAGGAGACTTTTGTCCTCGTTTAAATCATCGCCCTATTCCAAACGGAGCACCTATAATAGCCAGGGAAGGCGATATTCTTGAAATAAAGAATTCCACAAAAGGGGCAAGAGGGTATCTTGCCGTAAAAGGAGGAATTGATGTTCCGGGATCGTTGGGAAGTAAATCGAGTGACTTAAGATTAAAAATGGACGGACTGTTAGGGAGAAAGCTGAAAAATGGCGACTGCATCCCAGTGGCGAAATATGGAGAGTTCTCCTCCTCACAAACGAACTGGCGGCTTAGTCCGCAGATTTTTTCTTATCTCAAAGAAGCAGAGATCCGTGTTACAGATGGCCTGCAAAAAAACTGGTTTCAAATGGAGAGTCTTAACGCTTTCTGCAATAATCCCTACCAAATCACTTCTGAATCAGACAGGATGGGTATGCGTTTAGATGGAGAAAAACTGGAACGGAAAACGGATGAGGAGTTATTGACCGAAGGAGTGGCTATGGGTACAATTCAAGTTCCACCTTCCGGTAAGCCGATCGTGCTAATGGCCGACTGCCAGACGACAGGCGGCTATCCGAAAATTGGACAAGTCATTACAGCCGATTTGCCGATCTTAGCTCAAAAAAAACCAGGCGAGTCCGTATTTTTTTCATTTATTACAGTTGAAAAAGCTCATCAGCTGATGTTTGAACAAAATAGTTTACTTAATGAAATAAAATCATCCATTCAATTTAAAATTAAGGAGATGAATTAA
- the pxpB gene encoding 5-oxoprolinase subunit PxpB → MPISYQAFPLGDSAIMLKFGQSISPAINKKIHLACTMIEQANFPFVRDIVPAFTTLTIHYEPFHFDSIHPYKKMEDLIAGVLLKEESNIQGEQRQIEIPVCYHSKFALDLEELSINKQLSKDEIIEAHISPVYSVYFIGFSPGFPFLGPVDKKIASPRKTNPRILVPKGSVGIVGSQTGIYPVSSPGGWQIIGRTPIDLFNLEDSPPVKLTPGMDVKFYPITLEEFENWRED, encoded by the coding sequence TTGCCAATATCCTATCAAGCATTTCCTTTAGGCGATTCTGCCATTATGCTGAAATTCGGCCAATCCATCTCGCCTGCAATTAATAAAAAGATCCATTTGGCCTGCACTATGATCGAGCAGGCCAATTTTCCTTTTGTAAGGGATATAGTACCCGCTTTTACCACATTGACCATTCATTATGAACCATTTCATTTTGATTCTATTCATCCATACAAAAAGATGGAAGATTTGATTGCTGGTGTTCTGCTTAAGGAAGAGTCAAACATTCAGGGTGAACAAAGACAAATCGAAATACCTGTTTGCTACCATTCCAAATTCGCATTAGATCTCGAAGAATTATCAATCAATAAACAGCTTTCGAAAGATGAAATAATTGAGGCGCATATATCACCGGTCTACTCTGTGTATTTCATTGGATTCTCACCGGGATTCCCGTTCTTGGGTCCGGTTGACAAGAAAATTGCTTCCCCTCGGAAAACGAATCCCAGAATTTTAGTGCCAAAAGGTTCTGTTGGAATTGTTGGCAGCCAGACTGGCATTTATCCCGTCAGCAGTCCAGGCGGATGGCAGATCATTGGAAGGACTCCAATCGATCTGTTTAACCTTGAAGATTCCCCTCCTGTGAAATTAACACCTGGAATGGATGTAAAGTTCTATCCAATAACATTAGAAGAATTTGAGAATTGGAGGGAAGATTGA
- a CDS encoding response regulator transcription factor: MKRILIIEDEKNLARFIELELQYEGYETAVCNDGREGLEQALEQDWDVILLDLMLPSLNGMEVCRRVRHVKETPIIMITARDSVMDRVSGLDHGADDYIVKPFAIEELLARLRSVFRRMETAVPAKQTMTVFTFRDITLEKESRIVKKGEEVIDLTKREYELLQTLMENENIVMTREALLNKIWGYETEVETNVVDVYIRYLRNKIDNPGEESYIQTVRGTGYVMRK; encoded by the coding sequence ATGAAGCGGATTTTAATTATAGAGGATGAAAAAAATCTGGCAAGGTTCATTGAATTGGAGCTTCAGTACGAAGGGTACGAAACTGCTGTCTGCAATGATGGAAGGGAAGGCCTCGAACAGGCACTTGAACAGGACTGGGATGTCATTCTTCTTGACCTGATGCTTCCCAGCCTGAATGGCATGGAGGTCTGCAGAAGGGTTCGTCATGTGAAGGAAACGCCTATCATCATGATCACAGCGAGGGACAGTGTAATGGACAGGGTTTCAGGTCTTGATCATGGAGCAGATGATTATATAGTAAAGCCGTTTGCCATTGAAGAGTTGCTGGCGAGGCTCAGATCTGTGTTCCGCAGGATGGAAACTGCAGTACCAGCGAAACAAACCATGACAGTTTTTACATTCAGGGATATTACTTTGGAGAAAGAATCAAGGATTGTAAAAAAGGGCGAAGAAGTAATCGATTTGACCAAGAGGGAATATGAACTTTTGCAGACCTTGATGGAAAATGAAAACATTGTGATGACGAGGGAAGCACTCCTCAATAAAATCTGGGGCTATGAAACAGAAGTTGAAACCAATGTGGTTGACGTGTATATTCGATACCTTCGAAATAAAATCGATAATCCCGGTGAAGAAAGCTATATACAGACTGTACGCGGGACGGGCTATGTGATGAGAAAATGA
- a CDS encoding HAMP domain-containing sensor histidine kinase produces MNKLLNWFNNCSLKVKWSIGASTAIFFTFFIFSFFQYHVISNWLLNEEENNVRQVLDELAIFYKQRGPDIDMADLSDSEDLIKQIVEKNQTIRITDTSGKEVFVVHNEQDPYYYIPFQPVDGKTIMQLQTNGKKLYVGRMPIQSRQFNGYVEVIYPLNRYHQMMNNLWFVMSMFGLAALVLSGVFGFLMAKNFLKPLQKLSNAMRMIQRRGFQQRMEPSRSHDEIGELTVIFNEMMDKLERSFAQQKQFVEDASHELRTPIQIMEGHLSLLNRWGKKDEVILDESLFASLQELDRIKYLVQELLELSRAEQIQKGDGEASADIVSTIERVLKNFQLLHKEYTFIFDQRGNLSHQVGISDHHLEQVLIILLDNAVKYSDKNKNITILIEEMEQDVKVIIEDKGIGIPEDQLSSIFHRFYRVDKARSREKGGNGLGLAIAKQIIEGYGGNITAESQVDEGTRVQFVLPFKS; encoded by the coding sequence ATGAATAAATTACTGAATTGGTTCAACAACTGCTCCCTTAAGGTAAAATGGTCGATTGGCGCCAGTACGGCTATTTTCTTCACCTTTTTTATTTTCAGCTTTTTTCAATATCATGTCATCAGCAATTGGCTTCTGAATGAAGAAGAAAATAACGTACGCCAAGTTCTTGATGAATTGGCTATTTTTTATAAACAAAGAGGGCCGGACATCGACATGGCCGATCTTTCAGACAGTGAAGATTTAATCAAACAAATCGTAGAGAAAAACCAGACGATCAGGATCACGGATACATCAGGAAAAGAAGTATTTGTTGTCCATAATGAACAGGATCCCTATTACTATATCCCGTTTCAGCCCGTCGATGGAAAAACCATCATGCAGCTCCAGACAAACGGTAAAAAGCTGTATGTTGGAAGAATGCCTATCCAATCCAGACAGTTCAATGGATACGTTGAAGTCATATATCCGCTGAACAGATATCATCAGATGATGAATAACCTCTGGTTTGTCATGAGTATGTTCGGATTGGCTGCGCTAGTATTGAGCGGGGTCTTTGGGTTTTTAATGGCAAAGAATTTCCTTAAACCATTGCAGAAACTGTCCAATGCTATGAGAATGATACAGCGGAGAGGGTTTCAGCAGAGGATGGAGCCGAGCCGCTCACATGATGAAATCGGAGAACTGACAGTTATATTCAACGAAATGATGGACAAACTTGAACGCTCTTTTGCGCAGCAAAAGCAGTTTGTCGAAGATGCTTCGCATGAACTGAGGACTCCGATCCAAATCATGGAGGGGCACCTTTCATTATTGAATAGATGGGGGAAAAAGGATGAGGTCATCCTGGATGAGTCATTGTTTGCCTCACTGCAGGAATTGGATCGGATTAAATATCTCGTTCAAGAACTGCTGGAGCTGTCCCGTGCTGAGCAAATTCAAAAAGGGGATGGTGAGGCTTCTGCAGACATCGTCTCGACAATTGAAAGAGTACTGAAGAATTTTCAGCTCCTTCATAAGGAATATACCTTCATATTTGATCAAAGAGGGAACCTTAGCCATCAGGTAGGAATAAGCGACCACCATCTTGAGCAGGTTCTCATCATCCTTCTTGATAATGCAGTGAAATATTCAGATAAAAACAAAAATATTACGATATTAATAGAAGAAATGGAACAAGATGTGAAGGTCATCATAGAGGATAAGGGTATAGGTATCCCGGAAGACCAGCTTTCCAGCATTTTTCACCGATTCTATCGAGTGGATAAAGCGCGCAGCCGTGAGAAAGGCGGGAATGGCTTAGGTTTGGCCATTGCGAAACAAATCATAGAAGGCTATGGCGGCAATATCACGGCAGAAAGCCAAGTCGATGAAGGTACCCGCGTCCAATTTGTTCTTCCATTCAAATCTTAA
- a CDS encoding Hsp20/alpha crystallin family protein codes for MDMEKLKQWLDLTKQYQSENFWHQVFDQNSTSEELFGPFPQGQQTGRKFQGPTSTFPLCDVYEKDQLLFIEVEVPGLRRDQLDIKLEDNKLVIKSTFKNFQPSIRYFKKERLNKEFEKKIHLPYDIDPRNIKSSLQQGVLTIQCPFEKKQGGVSIQIDEVDESSSPGW; via the coding sequence ATGGATATGGAAAAGTTAAAACAATGGCTTGATCTGACGAAACAATACCAATCAGAAAATTTTTGGCATCAGGTTTTCGATCAGAATTCAACAAGCGAAGAACTATTCGGCCCTTTTCCACAGGGGCAGCAAACCGGAAGGAAGTTCCAGGGACCAACATCCACCTTCCCCCTTTGTGATGTATATGAAAAAGATCAATTATTGTTTATCGAGGTCGAAGTGCCTGGATTAAGAAGAGATCAGCTGGATATAAAATTGGAAGACAACAAGCTGGTTATTAAAAGTACTTTTAAAAATTTTCAGCCTTCCATCCGTTATTTTAAGAAAGAACGGTTAAATAAAGAATTCGAGAAAAAGATTCACCTGCCCTATGATATAGACCCAAGGAATATCAAGTCTTCCTTGCAGCAGGGTGTATTAACCATCCAATGCCCTTTTGAGAAAAAGCAGGGTGGAGTTTCTATTCAAATTGATGAAGTGGATGAATCTTCTTCCCCCGGCTGGTAA
- a CDS encoding Hsp20/alpha crystallin family protein, translated as MFPWNMMFPFNKDMKNMMKEMKPNEVEGYVENIMSKIFPGQGQSMFNPGDMMKQMNMNPFLQPNGAGGSSTARSANEIHADVFETFEDVFVRIPVKDEGNISQLRVYHTTNQAIVENIPNPGERHVITLPALVRKKGSYAQYKDGILEIKIPKSIDMQFTEVDVSEKA; from the coding sequence ATGTTTCCTTGGAATATGATGTTCCCATTTAATAAAGATATGAAAAATATGATGAAGGAAATGAAGCCGAATGAAGTGGAGGGATATGTTGAAAATATCATGTCAAAAATTTTCCCCGGACAGGGCCAATCCATGTTCAATCCAGGGGACATGATGAAGCAAATGAACATGAATCCTTTTTTACAACCAAATGGGGCAGGAGGATCTTCAACAGCCCGGTCTGCAAATGAAATCCATGCAGATGTATTCGAAACATTTGAAGATGTATTTGTCCGTATTCCTGTGAAGGACGAGGGAAACATCAGCCAGCTTCGGGTATATCATACGACAAATCAAGCTATAGTAGAAAATATTCCAAATCCGGGAGAACGACATGTCATCACCCTTCCCGCCCTTGTCAGAAAGAAAGGCTCCTATGCCCAATATAAAGACGGGATACTCGAGATTAAGATTCCTAAAAGCATTGATATGCAGTTTACAGAAGTAGACGTCTCTGAAAAGGCTTGA
- a CDS encoding spore germination protein: MPFQINVFNIKTNGLANNANINIGAAVHNSHTANSKWVGATFGLGDLSTIGSLLANSYIDFDVSDQDQIANPSAPITNQL, translated from the coding sequence ATGCCTTTTCAAATTAATGTATTCAATATAAAAACGAACGGCCTCGCCAACAATGCGAATATCAATATCGGCGCCGCCGTCCACAACAGCCATACAGCCAACTCCAAATGGGTTGGAGCTACCTTTGGTCTTGGGGACCTTTCCACTATCGGCTCACTCCTAGCCAACAGTTACATTGATTTTGATGTAAGCGACCAGGATCAGATTGCCAATCCGTCCGCCCCTATTACAAATCAACTATAA
- a CDS encoding spore germination protein: MQTVINIFSIKVNSVSNNGSINIGEALHNSPTANQKSQGQTTAYGDYAAPASAMENVYIDPDLNDQGDIMDNTPVISNQM, from the coding sequence ATGCAGACAGTCATCAATATCTTCAGCATCAAGGTCAACAGTGTTTCCAACAACGGCTCGATCAATATCGGCGAAGCCCTCCACAACTCTCCTACAGCAAATCAAAAATCACAGGGCCAGACAACGGCGTATGGAGATTATGCAGCGCCTGCTTCAGCAATGGAAAACGTATATATCGATCCAGATCTAAATGATCAAGGAGATATCATGGATAATACTCCGGTCATATCAAATCAAATGTAA
- a CDS encoding 2-oxoglutarate dehydrogenase E1 component — protein sequence MRQQASNQSNPWHDLNGFNLGYVMEVFEQFQQDPESVDPELKALFEQWGPPSESTETEQRDASYELPANPSMFNKIVSAVKLADNIRAYGHLAADIYPLNDREKDSRRIELSQYDLTEEDLKNVPIEFLMADAPAHVKNGLDAINHLKNVYTNKLAFEFHHVHDLEEKNWLRKTAETGSFFRDLSKDEKKALLKRLSEVEGFEKFIHRTFVGQKRFSIEGLDTLVPLIDEMIGNSVQSGTRTVNIGMAHRGRLNVLAHVLEKPYEKIFAEFQHAPNKDMIPSEGSTGITYGWTGDVKYHLGGDRELKKGDTARARITLANNPSHLEVASPIVAGYTRAAQEDRNAPGVPVQEGSKSFAILIHGDAAFPGQGVVPETMNLSGLKGFNTKGSIHIIANNMIGFTTESYDSRSTMYASDTAKGFEIPILHVNADDPEACLAAAFFAYEYRKAFKKDFVIDLIGYRRFGHNEMDEPMVTNPMMYKLVHKHPTVRALYAEKLVSEGVISAEEAEKIEQEIQDMLQAAFDKVPAKEDNPDTTMEPPEDVAKGLPVIDTSVAEEDIRNLNSQLLNWPENFSPFKKLERILKRRENVFDGNGKIDWAHAETLAFGSILKDGTPIRFTGQDSQRGTFAQRHLVLHDEKTGEELLPLHHIDDAKASFVVYNSPLTEGAVVGFEYGYNVFAPETLVIWEAQFGDFSNVAQVMFDQFISSGRAKWGQKSGLVMLLPHGYEGQGPEHSSARMERFLQMGAENNWTVANLSTAGQYFHILRRQAAILQKEEVRPLIIMTPKYLLRHPLASAEGADLINGGFQPVFEQPGMGQEADKVERIVLGSGKVMIDIADQLKETEESMDWLHVLRVEEIYPFPLEIIREKFAKYKNLKEIIWVQEEPKNMGGWTFVEPRLCEAAPNGVKVEYVGRRRRSSPAEGDPIVHRKEQARIVNEAITRTAQKALTR from the coding sequence ATGAGACAACAAGCATCGAACCAAAGCAATCCTTGGCATGACTTGAATGGTTTTAACCTTGGGTATGTAATGGAAGTTTTCGAGCAATTTCAGCAAGACCCGGAAAGTGTCGATCCTGAATTAAAAGCTCTATTTGAGCAGTGGGGTCCTCCATCCGAATCCACAGAAACGGAACAAAGGGATGCATCGTATGAACTTCCTGCGAACCCTTCTATGTTCAATAAAATTGTTTCTGCAGTTAAATTAGCGGACAATATCCGTGCATATGGACACCTTGCCGCAGATATCTATCCCTTGAATGACAGGGAAAAGGATTCGCGCAGAATTGAACTTTCACAGTATGATCTGACAGAAGAAGATCTAAAGAATGTACCGATCGAATTTCTTATGGCGGATGCTCCGGCCCATGTTAAGAATGGATTGGATGCAATCAACCATTTAAAAAATGTGTATACGAACAAGCTTGCTTTTGAATTTCATCATGTTCATGACTTGGAAGAAAAGAATTGGCTGAGGAAGACAGCGGAGACAGGAAGCTTTTTCCGTGATCTTTCCAAAGATGAGAAGAAGGCATTACTGAAAAGGCTTTCTGAAGTGGAAGGGTTTGAGAAATTCATCCACCGTACATTTGTAGGCCAAAAAAGGTTCTCAATCGAAGGCTTGGATACACTTGTACCATTGATAGATGAAATGATAGGAAACTCTGTACAAAGTGGAACAAGAACAGTCAACATTGGAATGGCTCACCGCGGCCGTTTGAATGTTCTTGCGCACGTTTTGGAAAAGCCATATGAAAAGATTTTTGCAGAATTCCAGCATGCGCCAAACAAGGACATGATTCCTTCAGAAGGATCTACAGGAATTACCTATGGATGGACTGGAGATGTAAAATACCATCTTGGCGGAGATCGTGAATTGAAGAAAGGCGATACTGCCAGAGCAAGGATTACATTAGCCAATAACCCGAGCCACTTGGAAGTAGCGAGCCCGATCGTAGCAGGATATACTCGTGCTGCCCAAGAAGACCGCAATGCTCCAGGGGTGCCCGTACAAGAAGGTTCAAAATCATTTGCTATCCTGATTCATGGAGATGCAGCTTTCCCGGGACAGGGAGTTGTACCGGAAACGATGAATCTAAGCGGACTTAAAGGCTTCAACACAAAAGGCTCCATCCATATTATTGCGAATAATATGATTGGATTCACAACAGAAAGCTATGATTCTCGTTCGACTATGTATGCTTCAGATACTGCCAAAGGATTTGAAATTCCAATCCTTCATGTCAATGCAGATGATCCAGAAGCATGCTTGGCTGCTGCATTCTTTGCTTATGAGTATCGCAAGGCCTTTAAGAAGGATTTTGTCATCGATTTGATCGGCTACCGCAGATTTGGCCATAACGAAATGGACGAGCCGATGGTCACTAATCCTATGATGTATAAATTGGTTCACAAACATCCTACTGTACGTGCACTTTATGCTGAAAAACTAGTTTCAGAGGGCGTCATTTCAGCTGAAGAAGCTGAAAAAATCGAGCAGGAAATTCAGGATATGCTTCAGGCTGCCTTTGATAAAGTCCCTGCAAAAGAAGACAATCCTGATACGACAATGGAGCCGCCGGAAGATGTTGCAAAAGGACTGCCTGTCATAGATACATCAGTTGCCGAAGAAGATATCCGCAATCTTAACTCTCAGCTTCTTAATTGGCCGGAGAATTTCAGTCCATTTAAAAAGCTTGAGCGCATCCTTAAGCGCAGAGAAAACGTCTTTGACGGCAATGGTAAAATTGACTGGGCACATGCTGAAACGCTTGCATTTGGCTCCATCTTAAAGGACGGAACGCCTATCCGTTTTACAGGACAGGATTCACAGCGTGGAACATTCGCTCAGCGCCATTTGGTCCTTCATGATGAAAAAACAGGTGAAGAACTTTTGCCTCTCCACCATATCGATGATGCTAAAGCTTCATTTGTTGTATACAACAGTCCTTTGACTGAAGGAGCAGTTGTTGGATTTGAATATGGATATAATGTATTTGCTCCTGAGACGCTGGTCATCTGGGAAGCGCAGTTCGGGGACTTCTCAAACGTTGCCCAGGTTATGTTCGATCAGTTCATTTCATCTGGACGCGCTAAATGGGGACAAAAGTCAGGTCTCGTCATGCTGCTTCCTCACGGATACGAAGGACAAGGCCCTGAGCACTCCAGTGCGAGAATGGAGCGTTTCCTTCAAATGGGTGCTGAGAATAACTGGACTGTAGCCAATTTATCTACTGCAGGACAGTATTTCCATATCTTAAGAAGACAAGCAGCGATCCTTCAGAAAGAAGAAGTGAGACCGCTAATCATCATGACACCGAAGTACCTTCTACGCCATCCTTTGGCTTCAGCTGAAGGAGCAGACCTGATCAATGGCGGATTCCAGCCTGTGTTTGAGCAGCCTGGTATGGGTCAAGAGGCAGATAAAGTTGAACGAATCGTACTTGGCAGCGGAAAAGTCATGATTGATATTGCCGATCAATTGAAAGAAACAGAAGAATCCATGGACTGGCTTCATGTTTTGAGAGTGGAAGAAATTTATCCATTCCCGCTTGAAATCATCAGGGAAAAATTTGCAAAATATAAGAATTTGAAAGAAATCATCTGGGTCCAAGAAGAACCTAAAAATATGGGTGGCTGGACATTTGTCGAGCCGCGGTTGTGTGAAGCTGCTCCAAACGGAGTGAAAGTAGAATATGTGGGTAGACGCAGAAGATCCAGTCCTGCAGAAGGGGATCCGATTGTACACAGAAAAGAACAGGCCAGGATTGTAAACGAAGCGATCACAAGGACTGCACAGAAAGCTTTAACACGATAA